The following proteins are encoded in a genomic region of Montipora foliosa isolate CH-2021 unplaced genomic scaffold, ASM3666993v2 scaffold_461, whole genome shotgun sequence:
- the LOC137989500 gene encoding uncharacterized protein: MKLLSILIELAVVGCVYSWSSCREIKAQNAKAVSGVYTIYLEGNTEGIDVYCEMALEGGGFTFLPRHFTRMQNAQGIVDALFTDKKKVLLKLMRRQQRTEYYTLIKPLDNWKNVDFGVRVNGFSDYTKPKNYFMRDYILLGIIPRSLAAQRNTIQGFTSNNRPVSFRNCDGNPNSLFAFMPNHEQQPPSRYHSTNLVYEKQGVAVDWRKAALPIDSPPRTMPNQFFFLTELHFGGCGCYTSSDRWSTYHATAIGVR, encoded by the exons ATGAAGCTTTTGAGTATTCTCATAGAACTAGCCGTGGTTGGGTGTGTT tATTCATGGTCGAGCTGCAGAGAGATAAAAGCTCAGAACGCGAAAGCTGTGAGTGGTGTATACACCATTTATCTGGAAGGCAATACTGAGGGTATCGATGTTTACTGTGAGATGGCATTGGAAGGCGGCGGCTTCACATTCTTACCTCGCCACTTTACTCGTATGCAAAACGCTCAAGGAATTGTCGACGCTTTGTTCACTGACAAGAAGAAGGTCTTGCTCAAGTTGATGCGCCGTCAACAGAGAACGGAGTACTACACTCTTATCAAGCCACTTGATAACTGGAAAAATGTCGACTTCGGCGTCAGAGTGAATGGTTTCTCCGATTATACCAAGCCGAAGAATTACTTCATGCGCGATTACATCTTATTGGGCATCATTCCACGATCATTGGCAGCCCAAAGAAACACAATCCAAGGCTTCACTTCCAACAATCGCCCCGTCAGTTTTCGAAACTGCGACGGCAACCCAAACAGCTTATTTGCCTTCATGCCAAACCATGAGCAACAACCACCGTCACGTTACCACAGCACCAACCTAGTTTACGAAAAACAAGGAGTCGCTGTCGACTGGCGTAAAGCCGCGTTACCCATTGACAGCCCCCCTCGCACGATGCccaatcaattcttctttctgACGGAGTTGCACTTCGGTGGCTGTGGCTGTTACACCTCCAGTGATCGTTGGAGCACATACCACGCTACCGCCATTGGAGTTCGTTGA